In Zingiber officinale cultivar Zhangliang chromosome 9B, Zo_v1.1, whole genome shotgun sequence, the genomic window cccccctttatgggtttacgggcaacgaagttctgccggtcgaaCAGATCCGACTGGcaatttcgctgggagaggagccgctcagaaggatgcGGACAGCAaatttcgtcgtggtcgactctccttcagcatacaacgtcattttgaggcgaccgacgctcagcgagttccgagcgaccgtctccaccttccaccagaaaatcaagttccctgtcgaagacaaagtgggagaagtacgaggagatcaactggccgctcggcgatgctacgtcgagatggtacgagcagaagccaattctgctcggaaggcgccccggattgaggtaaacgccataactgaaaACTGGGTTGTTAAAGGCGCGCCTGAGGTGCGCCCGAGGTGCTAGGCGCACAAGGCGCTGGGAAGAACGCCTCTTCCCACGCGAGGCGGGCGCTGTTCGCCAGGCGCGCGCCTAGGCGCGCCTCGTGCGCCTTTGCACGTCAACGAAGGCGCAATCAAGGCGCGATCGAGGCACCGTGATCGATCGTGAACAGATATGGattttaaaccaaaaaaaaacatTCCAAATCAACGTTatttggaattagggcacgggaaaTAGGAGAAGAAAACGCAGGAAGGTGGAAGAGAACGCAGGAAGGGAGGAAGAAACCTGAACCCTTTTTCATCCGTCGCCGTTGAGCCATAGCTGAGGAAGAAACCCAAGTCCATCGCTGTCACGCCATCGCTGAGGAAGAAATCCAAGtatgttttccttcttttttccTGTTTTTTCTGTTCTTCACTTCgtcttcttcgtcttcttcgtctcttcttcttctttttcgtctgtcatcatcttcttcttctcttcttctcttcgcttCTTCTCttcgtttctttttcttcttcgttTCTATATCTTTTTTTCTTCTGCAGTTCTgtatcttcttttctttgtgtTGCTGCTGTACAGTTCGTGTTCTGCTTTGCTGTGTTGCTGCTGTCCAGTTTCTTGTTCTGCTTTGCTGAGCTGCTGTCCAGTTCGTATTCTGCTTTGTTGTGATTCTGTCTAGTTCGTGTTCTGCTGTGCTACTGTccgattttgttttattttggatttctgttttttaatttttgcagGTTGTGTGTTTGCTTACTGCTGTCCGGTTTTTAAATTTTGTTGCTGTGctgttgttttttaatttttgcagGTTGCATTTTTACTTTCTAGTTCCTACTGCTGTCCGGTTTTTTAATTTTGTTGCTATGATGCTGTTCGTATTGGTGCTGCTGTCTGCTATccgatattttatttttttactatttttttatttttgtttgtctTGTTttgcttttttgtttttttactatTGCTAGTACTGTACAGTACTTTTCTATTGCTGGTaccatattaattttattttatttttaatttttcagattattttcttgttcaattatcatggaaggtagtagtgatactccaacatatatatcaaaagatccgggatggaattattttcaaagagttaatccggataataaaaatgatttaatttgtaacttttgtcaaaaagttacaaaAGGGGGTATTTATCGTGCAAAACAACATCTTGTTGGGAGGTTTAGAAATACTACGACTTGCAAAAAATGTCCACCTCATGTACgtgaagaaattaaaattttcatggaACAAAAAGCAGAGAAAAGTAATCTTTCTCAACTTGCGACATTGGACTTTGAGGACGTAGaccctcttggtgatgatattgatatggatAATATTGGAGCTAAAGGTGTGTCGcctataagtacaagtacaagttCTAGATCAGTGAATATGCAAAAAAGGCCCAGACAAATAGGTCCAATGGATACGTATTTTGCTCCTAATGTACAAAAAATTGTTGAAAGTAGAAAGGGTAAAGAAAGACAATCTACGATAAATGAGGCATATAAGAAAGAATTGAGGGAAAAAGCTTGTATGGCCATAACTGAGTGGATGTATGATGCGACAATTCCATTTAATGCCGTTAATTATTCAAGCTTCAAAAGAATGTTGGACTTGGTTGGCCAATATGGCATAGGTCTAAAAGGACCTAGTTATCATGAGGTGCTggttccttttctaaaaaaggCGGTTGATAGTGTGACAAATGATTACATTAAGTCGTGTGAAACAGAATGGGCCAAGTATGGTTGTAGTTTGATGGCAGATGGGTGGACAAACAAAAGGCAGAgaacattgattaattttttagtaaattctcctaaaggttcagttttcatctaatcggttgatgcttctgattatgcaaagactggagagaaaatatttcagttgcttgatcgatttgtggagcgtgtaggagaagtaaatgttgttcaagttgttacAGATAGTACAAGTAACAATGTGCTTGCTGGTaagaatctatttaattctttcttATCAATATGCTTTTTCTTATGTATGTTAAATTTATCTACTTTTCTAACTTCGTTTGTAGGAAAATTATTAGAAGAAAAAATGCCACACTTGTATTGGACTCCTTGTGTTGCTCACTGCGTTGacttgatcttagaagatatagggaaattgcctgattttaaagcaacattgaagaagacaatgagtgtgaatgcttacatttatgttcgccCCGGCATGGTAAATATGTTGAGGCAATTCACAAGACAAAAAGAGCTTTGTCGGGCAGGTGTCACAAGATTTGCTACAGCTTTTCTTACTCTTGAAAGGATGTACCTACAGaagcaaaatttaagaaaaatgttcatttcaaaagattggacagagagtaaatgggcaaaagaagcggcggggaagaaggtagctaaaattatcatgacacttagattttggagcagtattgtgcatattttaaagatatatgGCCCTTTAGTTCGTGTTCTGAGACTGGTTGATGGTGAAAGAAAACCTGCAATGGGCTATATTTATGAGGCTatggatagggcaaaagaaaTAATTATGAAGGCCttcaaggagaaagaagagaaatacaaagaagtATTTGAGATCATTAATGCGAGATGGGAATGTCAACTTCATCGACCTCTGCATGCTGCAGGACATTATTGAATCcagaatatttttattcatacacaGATTCAAATATCTGTGGAGAAGTGGTGAATGGTTTGTTTGAAACTATGGAGAGATTGGTTTCAAGCGCTACCGAGCAAGATAAAATCACTACCCAGCTCTCTATATATCGAaaggcagaagggctatttgggAGGAATGTAGCAATTAGGCATAGAAGAGCATTATCTCCAGTAGAATGGTGGGAATGCTACGGAGCAAATACCCCAGAATTTCAAAAGTTTGCTATTAAAGTGCTTAGCCTCACTTGTAGTGCTTCTGGTTGTGAGCGCAATTGGAGTGTATTTGAGCaggtatgtaataaatataaatgtttgatACTATTAGTATGCTACTTTTATAAGTAGAAAATATTCTTTGatattttattatacttattgtgatttttgacattttgtagattcacagcaaaAAAAGAAATAGGCTAGCTCAGCAGCGCTTAAATGATTTGGTATTTGTGAAATACAATCGTGCCTTAAAGCTTCGGTATGATGCACGTGATAAGATTGACCCCATCTCTTTGACTGATATtgatgatagtaatgaatggttgatgggtagaatggatggagaaagtgataatgaagaagatgagttggtttTTGAAGGTGATGACTTGACATGGGATGTCGTTGCTAGGGCTAGTGGAGCTGAAGAGCCTGAATATTGTACTAGAGGAAAAAATATTACATCCATGACCTCTAGTTCACATGCTAGGCCTAAACAAGTCGAGAAGGGAAATGCATCTTCCTCTATGAGACACTCATCTCTAAGacttagagatgaagaagaagaagaagaagaaattgaatttgaagaagatgaagataatacaatgaggatgatcttgagcttgatgaTTAATTTGACTTATTACACTTGTTTTGATGGactttgttagtttaaattagaaagttgaaacttgaaagtttgaaacttgaaagtttgaaacttttattaattttatcatggtgttgttttacttgttatatttgatattgatGTGTGTGGAATATTAATAGTTATCATATTTGACATAGTATATGAGTGTGGCAAAAGATTAGTAGTCATCAACCTCATGTTCAAGAGGCGCGCGTCTCGCGCCTCGGGCTCTAGGAGCCCTTTGCGCCTCGGTGCGCTTCGCGCCTCTAACAACACtgactgaaaaacctccctctttggtgtatgaagaaaaagaggaagtgcagattcacccaacccgatcggaggccaccacgttCATTGCGGTCGATCTGGAGGCGAGCCGGAAAGACGAAGTGATCACTTAGTAACCTCTTCAATTTGTCgacctctttcatcttcttcacaacaatgagcatgtcatctacatatagtagttAGAAAATCAGTGTTTTATCTtcaaggctcttcacatatatgcaacaatcatactcacatctcctatatctATTTTGAAttatgtatgaatcaaaacgtttatagcattgcctaggagattgtttcaatccataaAGTGATTTTTGCAACTTGCAAACCAACCGCTCTTGTCTGAGCTGACTAAATCTCTCATGTTGTGGCATAAAAATATGTTCCTctaaatttccatgaagaaatg contains:
- the LOC122023012 gene encoding uncharacterized protein LOC122023012: MEQKAEKSNLSQLATLDFEDVDPLGDDIDMDNIGAKVRVLRLVDGERKPAMGYIYEAMDRAKEIIMKAFKEKEEKYKEVFEIINARWEYSNICGEVVNGLFETMERLVSSATEQDKITTQLSIYRKAEGLFGRNVAIRHRRALSPVEWWECYGANTPEFQKFAIKVLSLTCSASGCERNWSVFEQIHSKKRNRLAQQRLNDLVFVKYNRALKLRYDARDKIDPISLTDIDDSNEWLMGRMDGESDNEEDELVFEGDDLTWDVVARASGAEEPEYCTRGKNITSMTSSSHARPKQVEKGNASSSMRHSSLRLRDEEEEEEEIEFEEDEDNTMRMILSLMINLTYYTCFDGLC